A section of the Thauera chlorobenzoica genome encodes:
- a CDS encoding indolepyruvate oxidoreductase subunit beta: MTITNIAVCGIGGQGVMTATEILAEAALSLGFDVKKTEVAGMSQRGGVVTSHLRFGPQVLSPQIVPGEADLLVGFEAAEALRWSHMLKPGGVALVNQGRFVPPVVTIGLYDYPADPIAEMRALGVEVSDFDASALALQLGNIRLGNTVMLGAMSDRLPFPADVLRNAVLARFGVRKPALVDLNRQAFELGRAAVARMGAAA, encoded by the coding sequence ATGACCATCACCAACATCGCGGTTTGCGGCATCGGCGGCCAGGGCGTGATGACCGCCACCGAAATCCTCGCCGAGGCGGCGCTGTCGCTCGGCTTCGACGTCAAGAAGACCGAAGTTGCGGGCATGAGCCAGCGCGGCGGGGTGGTGACCTCGCACCTGCGCTTCGGCCCCCAGGTGCTGTCGCCGCAGATCGTGCCCGGGGAGGCCGACCTGCTGGTCGGCTTCGAGGCCGCCGAAGCCTTGCGCTGGTCCCACATGTTGAAGCCGGGCGGCGTCGCCCTGGTGAACCAGGGGCGCTTCGTGCCGCCGGTGGTCACCATCGGCCTCTACGACTACCCGGCCGATCCGATCGCCGAAATGCGCGCGCTGGGGGTCGAAGTGTCCGACTTCGACGCCAGCGCGCTCGCGCTCCAGCTGGGCAACATCCGCCTGGGCAACACCGTGATGCTGGGGGCGATGTCCGACCGCCTGCCCTTTCCCGCCGACGTGCTGCGCAACGCGGTGCTGGCGCGCTTCGGCGTGCGCAAGCCGGCGCTCGTCGACCTCAACCGCCAGGCCTTCGAGTTGGGGCGTGCCGCGGTCGCCCGGATGGGCGCCGCCGCCTGA
- a CDS encoding IclR family transcriptional regulator has translation MMKLLEVLAQHADPVPLKQLALETGLHPSTAHRILGAMTQSGFVERSDAGVYRLGIRLLELGSLVKSRISLRETAMPLMLRLHAATGESVNLGIRDGDEIVYVERTSSGRSSVRVVHIVGARAPLHTTATGKLFLVEDGLERIRDYARRTGLPASTAASITSLPALEKELDRVRRHGVAFDLDEVEPGVRCIGAGIRDDSGALIAGLSLSTPSERFNPDWAPLVRETADEISRALGHAPPHAG, from the coding sequence ATGATGAAGCTGCTCGAGGTGCTGGCCCAGCATGCCGACCCTGTGCCCTTGAAGCAGCTCGCGCTCGAGACCGGGCTGCATCCGTCCACCGCGCACCGCATTCTGGGGGCGATGACGCAGAGCGGCTTCGTCGAGCGCTCGGACGCCGGAGTGTATCGGCTCGGCATCCGCCTGCTCGAACTGGGCAGCCTGGTGAAGTCGCGCATTTCGCTGCGCGAGACGGCGATGCCGCTGATGCTCAGGCTGCACGCGGCGACCGGCGAGAGCGTCAACCTGGGGATCCGCGACGGCGACGAGATCGTCTATGTCGAGCGCACCTCGAGCGGACGCTCCTCGGTGCGCGTGGTGCACATCGTCGGCGCGCGCGCGCCGCTGCACACCACCGCCACCGGCAAGCTGTTCCTGGTCGAGGACGGGCTCGAGCGCATCCGCGACTACGCCCGCCGCACCGGCCTGCCGGCGTCCACGGCGGCCTCGATCACCTCCCTGCCCGCACTCGAAAAGGAGCTCGACCGCGTCCGCCGCCATGGCGTCGCCTTCGACCTCGACGAAGTGGAACCGGGGGTGCGCTGCATCGGCGCCGGCATCCGCGACGACTCCGGCGCGCTGATCGCCGGCCTGTCGCTGTCGACCCCGTCCGAGCGCTTCAACCCCGACTGGGCCCCCCTGGTGCGCGAGACCGCGGACGAAATCTCCCGCGCCCTGGGCCACGCCCCGCCGCACGCCGGCTGA
- a CDS encoding monovalent cation/H+ antiporter subunit A: MNLVLVVLLPFIGALLPALMIRAGRNACATATFAFTLLAFALLLSHAPAVFRGEVVHAGWSWLPALGLEANFFLDGLGFFFAGLILGIGLLIIVYARFYLAKDDPMGTFYSYLLLFQGAMVGIVLSDNILLLLVFWELTSLSSFLLIGYWKHLPEGRQGARMALTVTGAGGLAMIAGMLMLGEIAGSYNLTDILQQKEAIQASPLYLPALLLILGGCFTKSAQFPFHFWLPHAMAAPTPVSAYLHSATMVKAGLFLLARMWPVLAGTAEWFYLVATTGLLTMLIGAFIALFKDDLKGLLAYSTVSHLGLVTMLFGFGTPLAAVAGVFHILNHATFKAALFMNAGIVDHEAGTRDIRRLGGLLQLMPVSATLALVAAASMAGLPPLNGFLSKEMMLHEAAATAWLGNGWGVAALATLAACFSVAYSLRYIVHVFFGPKRDDYPHPPHDPPAGMWLPPALLVALVVLIGLFPETLAGPLVAVVSGAVTGGAAPDYQLALWHGFTPALGLSAIALAVGGGALVAYPRLRALWQAGAHPEAKAIFDGVLAAAVAGSRRLIHGVHNGSQQRSVAFLVGAVTAAGFAAFSAAPHGAGTRALLPAVPVAVVAWVLLLGGCALALLLYRKRLLAVVAVGAVGLIVCVAFLYLSAPDLALTQISVEVATVILILLALYFLPKEGPLSSSIERQPLRHLRDGVLAGAAGLGMALASWAMLTRDGSSLSGYYLENAVSGGGGTNVVNVILVDFRGFDTFGEITVLGIAALAIYALLDGALHGRVGRRLSAWTPDLPVSVDRHPMIMVVATRVMLPLALLVGAYIFLRGHNQPGGGFIAALVVSIALIMQYMASGFGWAAQRVKVDYHALIGAGVLIAAVTGIGAMVLDQPFLTSTFGHFHLPLVGEFELASAMAFDTGVFLTVVGAVMLALANLSRMGRRAGHLPVNKAPMDIDPSAVPPQEQN, from the coding sequence ATGAACCTTGTCCTGGTCGTGCTGTTGCCCTTTATCGGCGCGCTGCTCCCGGCGCTGATGATCCGTGCCGGGCGCAACGCCTGTGCGACCGCCACCTTCGCCTTCACCCTGCTCGCCTTCGCCCTGCTGCTCTCGCACGCCCCGGCGGTGTTCCGCGGTGAAGTGGTGCACGCGGGCTGGAGCTGGCTGCCCGCGCTCGGCCTGGAGGCGAACTTCTTCCTCGACGGGCTGGGCTTCTTCTTTGCCGGGCTGATCCTGGGGATCGGCCTGCTGATCATCGTCTACGCCCGCTTCTACCTCGCCAAGGACGACCCGATGGGGACGTTCTACAGCTACCTGCTGCTGTTCCAGGGGGCGATGGTGGGGATCGTGCTGTCGGACAACATCCTGCTGCTGCTGGTGTTCTGGGAGCTCACCAGCCTGTCGTCGTTCCTCCTGATCGGCTACTGGAAGCACCTCCCCGAAGGCCGCCAGGGCGCGCGCATGGCGCTCACCGTGACCGGCGCCGGCGGCCTGGCGATGATCGCCGGGATGCTGATGCTGGGCGAGATCGCCGGCTCCTACAACCTCACCGACATCCTGCAGCAGAAGGAAGCGATCCAGGCCTCGCCGCTGTACCTGCCGGCGCTGCTGCTGATCCTCGGCGGCTGCTTTACCAAGAGCGCCCAGTTCCCCTTCCATTTCTGGCTGCCGCACGCGATGGCGGCACCCACCCCGGTGTCGGCCTACCTGCATTCGGCGACCATGGTGAAGGCCGGCCTGTTCCTGCTCGCGCGGATGTGGCCGGTGCTCGCCGGCACCGCGGAATGGTTCTACCTGGTCGCCACCACCGGCCTCTTGACGATGCTGATCGGTGCCTTCATCGCCCTGTTCAAGGACGACCTGAAGGGGCTGCTGGCGTATTCCACGGTCAGCCATCTCGGCCTGGTGACGATGCTGTTCGGCTTCGGCACGCCGCTCGCGGCGGTCGCCGGGGTGTTCCACATCCTCAACCATGCCACCTTCAAGGCTGCGCTGTTCATGAACGCGGGGATCGTCGACCACGAGGCCGGCACCCGCGACATCCGCCGCCTCGGCGGCCTGCTCCAGCTGATGCCGGTGAGCGCGACGCTGGCGCTGGTGGCGGCGGCGTCGATGGCCGGCCTGCCGCCGCTGAACGGCTTTCTCTCCAAGGAGATGATGCTGCACGAGGCGGCCGCGACCGCGTGGCTGGGCAACGGCTGGGGGGTGGCGGCGCTGGCCACGCTCGCGGCCTGCTTCTCGGTGGCCTATTCCCTGCGCTACATCGTGCACGTCTTCTTCGGCCCCAAGCGCGACGACTACCCGCACCCGCCGCACGACCCCCCCGCCGGGATGTGGCTGCCGCCGGCGCTGCTGGTGGCGCTGGTGGTGCTGATCGGGCTGTTCCCCGAGACCCTCGCCGGGCCGCTGGTGGCGGTGGTGTCGGGCGCGGTCACCGGCGGCGCGGCGCCCGACTACCAGCTCGCGCTGTGGCACGGCTTCACCCCGGCGCTGGGCCTGTCGGCGATCGCGCTGGCGGTCGGCGGCGGTGCCCTCGTCGCCTATCCGCGGCTGCGCGCGCTGTGGCAGGCGGGGGCCCATCCCGAGGCCAAGGCGATCTTCGATGGCGTGCTCGCCGCCGCGGTGGCGGGCAGCCGGCGGCTGATCCACGGCGTCCATAACGGTTCCCAGCAGCGCTCGGTGGCGTTCCTGGTCGGGGCGGTGACCGCCGCCGGCTTTGCCGCCTTTTCCGCCGCGCCCCATGGCGCGGGTACGCGCGCGCTGCTGCCCGCGGTGCCGGTCGCGGTGGTCGCCTGGGTGCTGCTGCTGGGCGGCTGCGCGCTCGCCCTCCTGCTCTATCGCAAGCGCCTGCTCGCGGTGGTGGCGGTGGGGGCGGTCGGCCTCATCGTCTGCGTCGCCTTCCTCTACCTGTCCGCGCCCGACCTCGCCCTGACCCAGATTTCGGTCGAAGTCGCCACCGTGATCCTGATCCTGCTGGCGCTGTATTTCCTCCCCAAGGAAGGGCCGCTCAGCTCCAGCATCGAGCGCCAGCCGCTGCGCCATCTGCGCGACGGCGTGCTGGCCGGCGCCGCCGGCCTGGGGATGGCGCTGGCGAGTTGGGCGATGCTGACCCGCGACGGCAGCTCGCTGTCCGGCTACTACCTGGAAAACGCGGTTTCGGGCGGAGGCGGCACCAACGTGGTGAACGTGATCCTGGTCGACTTCCGCGGCTTCGACACCTTCGGCGAGATCACCGTCCTCGGCATCGCCGCGCTCGCCATCTACGCGCTCCTCGACGGCGCGCTGCACGGCCGCGTCGGGCGCCGGCTGAGCGCGTGGACGCCGGATCTGCCGGTGTCGGTCGACCGCCACCCGATGATCATGGTGGTGGCGACCCGGGTGATGCTGCCGCTGGCGCTGCTGGTCGGGGCCTACATCTTCCTGCGCGGCCACAACCAGCCCGGTGGCGGCTTCATCGCCGCGCTCGTGGTGTCGATCGCGCTGATCATGCAGTACATGGCAAGCGGCTTCGGCTGGGCGGCGCAGCGGGTCAAGGTCGATTACCACGCCCTGATCGGCGCCGGGGTGCTGATCGCCGCCGTCACCGGCATCGGCGCGATGGTGCTCGACCAGCCCTTCCTGACCTCCACCTTCGGCCATTTCCACCTGCCGCTGGTCGGCGAGTTCGAGCTGGCGAGCGCGATGGCCTTCGATACCGGGGTGTTCCTGACCGTGGTCGGCGCGGTCATGCTCGCCCTCGCCAACCTGTCGCGGATGGGCCGGCGCGCCGGCCACCTGCCGGTGAACAAGGCGCCGATGGACATCGACCCGAGCGCGGTCCCGCCCCAGGAGCAGAACTGA
- a CDS encoding Na+/H+ antiporter subunit C, with protein sequence MEFLVATAIGAMTAAGLYLVLRARTFPVVLGLSLLTYAVNLFLFATGRLAVNRPPVIGAEAIGYVDPLPQALVLTAIVISFGMTAVIVVMALRAYLETGNDHVDLPGDADPEARVDDWKQRPRRAAGGERR encoded by the coding sequence ATGGAATTTCTCGTCGCCACCGCGATCGGCGCGATGACCGCCGCCGGCCTCTACCTGGTGCTGCGCGCGCGCACCTTCCCGGTGGTGCTCGGCCTGTCGCTGCTGACCTATGCGGTCAACCTCTTCCTCTTTGCCACCGGCCGGCTGGCGGTGAATCGGCCGCCGGTGATCGGCGCCGAGGCGATCGGCTACGTCGACCCGCTGCCGCAGGCGCTGGTGCTGACCGCGATCGTGATCTCCTTCGGCATGACCGCGGTGATCGTGGTGATGGCGCTGCGCGCCTACCTCGAAACCGGCAACGACCACGTCGATCTGCCCGGCGACGCCGACCCCGAAGCCCGCGTCGACGACTGGAAGCAGCGCCCGCGCCGGGCCGCTGGCGGAGAGCGGCGATGA
- a CDS encoding monovalent cation/H+ antiporter subunit D has translation MNHWLILPILLPAVVGAVLVIAVRHDVLLARIFALASGVLLLAAGLALLVMSADGEVRVYALGAWPAPFGIVLALDRLAALMLVLTAVLGLAVLGYAVNGWDERGRHFHPLFQFQLMGLNGAFLTGDFFNLFVFFEVLLIASYGLMVHGGGGLRVKAGVQYVVANLIGSSVFLIAVGLIYSVTGTLNMADLALKVPQVAAADQALLHTGAVLLLLVFALKAALVPLHFWLPGTYANAPGPVAALFAIMTKVGAYSILRLYILAFGAEAGGAAWLAAPWLLPAGLLTLVLGMLGVLAARSLGQMASFAVIGSMGMLLATVALFTVQATAAALYYLLHSTLAAAALFLIADLVAERRGVHRDRFDLAPRLAQGGLVAGLFFVAAIGITGMPPLSGFIGKLLILDGARTATQAGWFWSLILGTSLIAIVGFSRAGSLLFWKCSALEAGPPAYRPAPALPFVAVGSLLAGLVALTVFAGPLHRWLELTAAQLYAPAGYIEAVLGAAGGPHR, from the coding sequence ATGAACCACTGGCTGATCCTGCCCATCCTGCTGCCGGCGGTGGTCGGTGCCGTGCTCGTCATCGCCGTCCGCCACGACGTGCTGCTGGCGCGCATCTTCGCCCTCGCCTCGGGCGTGCTGCTGCTCGCGGCCGGCCTCGCGCTGCTGGTGATGTCGGCCGATGGCGAGGTCCGCGTCTATGCCCTCGGCGCCTGGCCGGCGCCGTTCGGCATCGTGCTCGCGCTCGATCGCCTGGCGGCGCTGATGCTGGTGCTGACCGCGGTGCTCGGGCTGGCAGTGCTGGGCTACGCGGTCAATGGCTGGGACGAGCGCGGGCGGCACTTCCATCCGCTGTTCCAGTTCCAGCTGATGGGCCTCAACGGCGCCTTCCTGACCGGCGACTTCTTCAACCTGTTCGTGTTCTTCGAGGTCCTGCTGATCGCCTCCTACGGCCTGATGGTGCATGGCGGCGGCGGGCTGCGGGTGAAGGCCGGAGTGCAGTACGTGGTGGCGAACCTGATCGGCTCCTCGGTGTTCCTGATCGCCGTCGGCCTCATCTACAGCGTCACCGGCACCCTCAACATGGCCGACCTGGCGCTCAAGGTGCCGCAGGTCGCCGCCGCCGACCAGGCCTTGCTCCACACCGGGGCGGTGCTGCTGCTGCTGGTGTTCGCGCTCAAGGCGGCGCTGGTGCCGCTGCACTTCTGGCTGCCCGGCACCTATGCCAATGCGCCGGGACCGGTGGCGGCGCTGTTTGCGATCATGACCAAGGTCGGTGCCTATTCGATCCTCCGCCTGTACATCCTCGCCTTCGGCGCCGAGGCCGGCGGCGCGGCCTGGCTGGCCGCACCCTGGCTGCTGCCGGCCGGGTTGCTGACCCTGGTGCTGGGCATGCTCGGCGTGCTCGCGGCGCGCAGCCTGGGGCAGATGGCGAGCTTCGCGGTGATCGGTTCGATGGGCATGCTGCTGGCGACGGTGGCGCTGTTCACCGTGCAGGCGACCGCCGCCGCGCTCTACTACCTGCTCCATTCCACCCTCGCCGCCGCGGCCCTGTTCCTGATCGCGGACCTGGTGGCCGAGCGCCGCGGCGTGCACCGCGACCGTTTCGACCTCGCCCCGCGGCTGGCGCAGGGGGGGCTGGTCGCCGGCCTGTTCTTCGTCGCCGCCATCGGCATCACCGGGATGCCGCCGCTGTCGGGCTTCATCGGCAAGCTGCTGATCCTCGACGGCGCGCGCACCGCCACCCAGGCGGGCTGGTTCTGGAGCCTGATCCTGGGCACCTCGCTGATCGCCATCGTTGGCTTTTCGCGTGCCGGCAGCCTGCTGTTCTGGAAGTGCAGCGCGCTTGAGGCGGGGCCTCCGGCCTACCGTCCGGCACCGGCGCTGCCCTTCGTTGCGGTCGGCAGCCTGCTCGCCGGGCTGGTGGCGTTGACCGTCTTCGCCGGCCCGCTGCATCGCTGGCTGGAACTCACCGCGGCGCAGCTCTACGCCCCGGCGGGCTATATCGAGGCGGTGCTCGGCGCCGCGGGAGGACCCCACCGATGA
- a CDS encoding Na+/H+ antiporter subunit E, giving the protein MSRNSAAGGGRSRAARWLPHPLLTLVLVALWMLLLNSFSVGGLLVGLGLGLLIPIATSDFWPGRPPVRAYRKVLSYSALVLWDVIVANLQVARLILFRRNERLRVRWVALPLELRSPEAITMLAGTITMTPGTVSCDLSADGRSLLVHCLDAPDAEDAVRQMKERYEARLKEIFP; this is encoded by the coding sequence ATGAGCCGCAACTCTGCCGCCGGGGGCGGGCGCAGCCGGGCTGCGCGCTGGCTGCCGCATCCGCTGCTGACGCTGGTGCTGGTGGCGCTGTGGATGCTGCTGCTCAACAGTTTCAGCGTCGGCGGGCTGCTCGTCGGCCTGGGCCTGGGGCTGCTGATCCCGATCGCCACCAGCGACTTCTGGCCCGGGCGCCCGCCGGTGCGCGCCTACCGCAAGGTGCTGTCCTACTCCGCGCTGGTGCTGTGGGACGTGATCGTCGCCAACCTCCAGGTCGCGCGCCTGATCCTGTTCCGCCGCAACGAGCGCCTGCGCGTGCGCTGGGTCGCGCTGCCGCTGGAGCTGCGCTCGCCCGAGGCGATCACGATGCTCGCCGGGACGATCACGATGACCCCGGGCACGGTGTCCTGCGACCTCTCCGCCGACGGCCGCAGCCTGCTCGTGCACTGCCTCGACGCGCCCGACGCGGAGGATGCGGTGCGCCAGATGAAAGAGCGCTACGAGGCCCGCCTGAAGGAGATCTTTCCATGA
- a CDS encoding K+/H+ antiporter subunit F: protein MIEPALDFGFFAVSLALLLNLWRLWRGPTVMDRVLAVDTMVINAIALIILFGIEQRTTMFFEAALLFAMFGFISTVAYCRFILRGDVIE, encoded by the coding sequence ATGATCGAGCCTGCCCTCGACTTCGGCTTCTTCGCCGTCTCGCTGGCCCTGCTGCTGAACCTGTGGCGCCTGTGGCGCGGACCCACGGTGATGGACCGGGTGCTGGCGGTCGACACCATGGTGATCAACGCCATCGCCCTGATCATCCTGTTCGGCATCGAGCAGCGCACCACGATGTTCTTCGAGGCCGCGCTGCTGTTCGCGATGTTCGGCTTCATCTCCACCGTCGCCTACTGCCGCTTCATCCTGCGCGGCGACGTCATCGAATGA
- a CDS encoding Na+/H+ antiporter subunit G, translating to MNFLLELAIAALIVLGGVFALVGSIGLVKLPDLLTRLHAPTKATTLGVGGALAASMLFFFGIEDRLSIHELLISVFLFLTAPITAHFIAKAHLHEHVDLRDRLPPTGRPQGWSTFDGVPEADDAERDSDPPPR from the coding sequence ATGAACTTCCTGCTCGAACTGGCGATCGCCGCGCTGATCGTGCTCGGCGGCGTGTTCGCCCTCGTCGGCTCGATCGGCCTGGTCAAGCTCCCCGACCTGCTCACCCGCCTGCATGCCCCGACCAAGGCGACCACGCTCGGCGTCGGCGGCGCGCTGGCGGCGTCGATGCTGTTCTTCTTCGGCATCGAGGACCGGCTGTCGATCCACGAACTGCTGATCAGCGTGTTCCTGTTCCTGACCGCGCCGATCACCGCCCACTTCATCGCCAAGGCCCATCTCCACGAGCACGTCGACCTGCGCGACCGGCTCCCGCCCACCGGCCGCCCGCAGGGCTGGAGCACCTTCGACGGCGTGCCCGAAGCGGACGACGCCGAGCGCGACAGCGACCCGCCGCCGCGCTGA
- a CDS encoding transcriptional regulator has product MNEKESFGARLCSAMQAQGVPLRPSVLEREFNRRYWGRPISLQAVRRWLRGEAIPAQDKLQVLAEWLKVEPQVLRFGEDAVRSVRAAQERWAQLSYAERASLDAFLCLPPEQRRIVQQVIEAFAAAYGDKGAAEPPR; this is encoded by the coding sequence ATGAATGAAAAAGAAAGTTTTGGCGCCCGCTTATGCAGCGCGATGCAGGCCCAGGGGGTGCCCTTGCGCCCGAGCGTGCTGGAGCGGGAATTCAATCGCCGGTACTGGGGCAGGCCGATCAGCTTGCAGGCGGTGAGGCGGTGGCTGCGCGGAGAAGCCATCCCCGCCCAGGACAAGCTCCAGGTTCTGGCCGAGTGGCTGAAAGTGGAGCCGCAGGTGCTGCGCTTCGGCGAGGACGCGGTGCGCTCGGTGCGCGCAGCGCAGGAACGCTGGGCGCAGCTGAGCTATGCCGAGCGCGCCAGCCTTGATGCCTTCCTGTGCCTGCCGCCCGAACAGCGCCGCATCGTGCAGCAGGTCATCGAAGCCTTTGCCGCGGCCTACGGCGACAAGGGCGCGGCCGAGCCGCCGCGCTGA
- a CDS encoding sensor domain-containing diguanylate cyclase, which translates to MNPPGPPGTAPAAGIARVPLAAAGVLLAGAYIAVALGAILLSRESGKIAILWYANAMAVVFFQFRPSRDWAVLTGALAVAVMAVNAFTGKDFGLSLVFLLGNGFEVLLGAALLRRFCSPAASLQEVCALLKVLLLGGVVPPFFSALIAAAALSAGGGDDFLAIWLIWFEGSALGMVALLPLGMLLLVRGWRSVSQEVSRPEVVLGLVLVSAVAGWAPQWVEHPYIYVSTSLVLLAAIGHMAGAASAVLLVSIIVGILTAKGAFGPVADTDAFGEALFYLPLILTLVPPVLLAASLERVRRTLRRLAESEEDFRILYNETPAMMQAVDPQGKLVSVSEAWCRRLGYCAEEVIGQRPSEFMTAESRERALEEIWPRLLREGRIDGAELQMRTRSGAPVDVRISAIRQRSLDGGLLRTLAVLTDVTEEKRLAEQMTYLAHHDALTGLPNRMRFEDGIQHACVHGHRHHDRFAVLYMDLDQFKHINDTLGHGVGDELLKAVAQRLNATLRDSDMVSRLGGDEFVMLAKNLCSREDAGAIARKLVKRVAQPVLVGDATINVSISLGIAVFPDDGKTPAALITHADQAMYRAKRNGRNQFCFFSEAAPEGDAPAQA; encoded by the coding sequence ATGAACCCCCCCGGACCACCCGGCACCGCTCCCGCCGCGGGCATCGCCAGAGTGCCGCTCGCTGCCGCCGGCGTGCTGCTCGCGGGGGCGTACATCGCAGTCGCCCTGGGGGCGATCCTGCTGTCCCGCGAATCGGGCAAGATAGCGATCCTGTGGTATGCCAATGCAATGGCCGTGGTGTTCTTCCAGTTCCGCCCCAGCCGCGACTGGGCGGTGCTGACCGGAGCCCTGGCGGTAGCGGTGATGGCGGTGAATGCGTTCACCGGCAAGGACTTCGGGCTGTCCCTGGTTTTTCTCCTCGGCAATGGCTTCGAGGTTCTGCTCGGCGCGGCCTTGCTGCGGCGCTTCTGTTCGCCGGCGGCGAGTCTGCAGGAGGTTTGCGCACTGCTGAAGGTCCTGCTGCTGGGCGGGGTGGTTCCGCCGTTTTTCAGCGCGCTGATCGCCGCCGCGGCCTTGTCCGCCGGTGGGGGGGATGATTTCCTGGCGATCTGGCTGATCTGGTTCGAGGGCAGCGCGCTCGGCATGGTCGCGCTCCTGCCGCTGGGCATGCTGCTGCTGGTGCGGGGCTGGCGCAGCGTGTCGCAGGAGGTGTCGCGCCCCGAAGTCGTGCTCGGGCTGGTGCTCGTGTCCGCGGTCGCGGGGTGGGCGCCGCAGTGGGTGGAACACCCCTACATCTATGTTTCGACCAGCCTGGTCCTGCTCGCTGCGATCGGCCACATGGCGGGCGCGGCGAGCGCGGTCCTGCTGGTTTCGATCATCGTCGGCATCCTCACCGCAAAAGGCGCGTTCGGCCCCGTGGCAGACACCGATGCGTTCGGCGAGGCGCTGTTCTATCTTCCCCTGATCCTCACCCTGGTGCCGCCGGTCCTGCTCGCCGCCAGCCTGGAGCGGGTGCGGCGCACCCTGCGCCGGCTCGCCGAAAGCGAAGAGGACTTCCGCATCCTGTACAACGAAACTCCGGCGATGATGCAGGCCGTCGATCCGCAGGGAAAGCTGGTCAGCGTCAGCGAGGCCTGGTGCCGGCGGCTGGGTTATTGCGCCGAAGAGGTGATCGGCCAGCGTCCGTCCGAATTCATGACTGCGGAGTCGCGGGAGCGGGCGCTCGAGGAAATTTGGCCCCGCCTCCTGCGCGAAGGGCGAATCGATGGTGCCGAGCTGCAGATGCGCACCCGCAGCGGCGCGCCGGTCGACGTCCGGATCTCGGCGATCCGGCAGCGCAGCCTGGATGGAGGCCTGCTGCGCACGCTGGCGGTGTTGACCGACGTCACCGAAGAAAAGCGCCTGGCCGAGCAGATGACCTACCTGGCGCACCATGATGCCCTGACCGGGCTGCCCAACCGGATGCGCTTCGAGGACGGGATCCAGCACGCCTGTGTGCACGGTCATCGCCACCACGACCGCTTCGCCGTCCTCTACATGGACCTCGACCAGTTCAAGCACATCAACGATACCCTGGGGCATGGCGTCGGCGATGAGCTGCTCAAGGCCGTCGCCCAGCGCCTGAACGCGACCCTGCGCGACAGCGACATGGTGTCCCGCCTCGGCGGCGACGAGTTCGTGATGTTGGCGAAAAACCTCTGCAGCCGCGAAGACGCCGGGGCGATCGCACGCAAGCTCGTCAAGCGCGTGGCGCAACCCGTCCTTGTCGGAGATGCCACGATCAACGTCAGCATCAGCCTGGGCATCGCTGTCTTTCCCGACGACGGCAAGACCCCTGCGGCCTTGATCACGCACGCGGACCAGGCGATGTACCGTGCCAAGCGCAACGGCCGCAACCAGTTCTGCTTTTTTTCCGAGGCTGCACCGGAAGGGGACGCACCCGCGCAGGCTTAG